The Canis aureus isolate CA01 chromosome 15, VMU_Caureus_v.1.0, whole genome shotgun sequence genome includes the window AAGCTCTTGGAATGTATAATGATCTCTTTTGACTTGCTGCTTTTGCAcatgcttttcctctgcctggatGCTCCTTTTCCCAGCTGTCTTTGTCTGGCTCTGCTATCCCTGCTTGAACTTAGGTCCTACATGTCACTTCTTCATCAGCTTTTCCAGATGCTCCTACTACCCCAACTCTAGACTAATTGCTTCCCACAGGGTCTTGTATTTTTCCCATCATGGTACCTGTCCCATAATAATGCAATGCCTATTTATTTGCCTGAGTCCCCTAGTAGATTTCAAATTACACATGGGCTTCATCTTCTTTCCTTCAATAATTTGGGCTGAGGTGCTAGAAATACATTTCGGCATTTTGATCACAGTTGAATCCTTAACTGTCAAGTTCTTGGCTTGGAACCATCACTCAACAAACAGCTATTTATTGCAcatatggatgaatgaataactTCTGGGATTTTCGCAGCGTAGCCTAACATTTGTATTTAAGGTTTTGTGCCAGTTTGTCCCCTTTAATATACCAGGATatactaatgtaacattgtctAGAAACAGTCACATCACGGGGCTTTATCTTCTCTGTTAGTTTTACATGACAATGTGGATTCGTCATTCTTTAGTAATTAGTACGAAACTAGTAATTAGTAAGTCTTCTCAATGTCTCCTCCCTGTTTCTCTGACAGCAGTATTTCCTCCAAGCTACTGGTGGATTAAAGTTCTTCGTGCATTTCTACTCTTGTACCACACAGGCATACACTGGATCCACCTCCGCAAAGCTCACTCTAGTTCCTCTTTATTCCCGAGCTATCGAAGAGACAGTTTTTAGCCAAATGGGCTCCAGGATGGGGTAAGAAGTCTGTGTGATTCACTGAGCAGGCCCCCAAAATATTTGTTCTTAAGAAATGATTGTTTCTGTATAGAAGTAACATCCATTGAGAATGATTAGGAGAAATCTGGAAGatatataatgaagaaaataaaaatcgcCCATAATCCCATCACATAGAGAgcaactgttaacattttggtgagTGACATCATCCACTCCCTTGTGTCAGTGGCCATCTGTAAAACCAAGTCTACCCTCCTCTTGACCCTGTGCTCCTCTTGACCCTGTGCTCTGGATTATTGGATCTGCCTCCATCAGCATCTTCACCGGTTTGTCCTTGGCAGCATTTCAGGTTCAACACAAGTTCAACACAGAAACCTCCATCACCACCCTCCCAACTTGCTCCTGCTCTTGTGTTCCCTTTTTCAGCAAATGGCACCATCATGCATCCAGTGGTCCAGATCAGAAATGCTTCTAACTTCCCTTTCTTTCACACTTCCATACCGAGTCAAAGTTCTGTAGTTTCCACTTCCTGCATATCTCATGACTCCATGTCCCCAACCTCCTGTGTCAATCCTCTGGTCCAGACTCCATCACCTTTCTCCTGGAATAGAGCAGCAGCTCCCCAGACAGGCCATCCAGTGCCTGGATCCTTCTCTATGCTGTGGCCAGAGTGACCACGTAGGAACAGCAAGTCATTCCATGAATCCACATCCTTCTGCTGTTGACAGAGTCCTTCCTCGAATGTCCTGGCCCTTATTGGACCCTTGCTGCTTGAACCATTCTTCATCTTCCCTTTGGACTGACCTCTACTCAACCTACAGTTCTCCACTTAGCCATCTTTGTCTTCTGAGACTTCTTCTTTGACTCCCCTATCCTCTCAAAAAAGTCTAGCACAGAAAACTCCTAGGAGCCACTCTATCCATCGCCTCTTCACCCCTCACATCTGTCCTTCCTCTCCCATCTGTGAGCCCCCCTCTGGCCATGAGTTGTGCCTTCTTCATCCTGAGCCCATCGCCTCACACAGGGCCCAATGTGTGGGGAGAACGAGCCAGTGTGGATGGGGACCCTATCTGCAGATCCAGGGTTCTACATCCTGCTGCCTTTGGCCACTGCTCAAAGGAGGGGTGGAGGATGGAGCACCTGCTGGGAGACTCTCCTTTTGGGGGACGCTCTTCCAGATTCTCTTTCTGCAGTCCAGTCCttgagtccccccccccccccccggtggcATTGGTGACACAGAGCATCCCGACAGAGGAAGCTTTGGGGGGCAGGGCCACCCCCTGTGGCCTGTCAGGGCTCACGCAGACCTTGCGcctgccgcccccgccccagcaccCTGCGGATGGCCGCGGTGACCTCGCGATTGCGCAGGCTGTAGATGAGCGGGTACAGCAGCGGGGTGACGTTGGTGTAGACCAGCGCCAGCGTGCGGTCCCGCCGCGGGGAGTAGCTGGCCTTGGGGCGCGCGTACATGAAGGTGGCGCAGCCGTAGTGCAGGCAGGTGACGGCCAGGTGCGAGGCGCAGGTGGAGGCGGCCTTGCGCCGGCCGCGGGGGCAGCGCAGGCGGTGCAGGGCGGCGGCGATGGCCCCGTAGGAGGCCAGGATGAGCAGcgagggcagcagcagcagcagcaggcaggcGCCCAGCAGGGGCAGCTCGTCCGCGTAGCTCCGCGTGCAGGCCAGCTCCAGCAGCGCCGTGATGTCGCAGAAGAAGTGCACCAGCAGGCGGGAGCCGCAGAAGGGCAGGTGGAAGACGGCCCCCGCCAGCCCCACGGACACCGCCAGGCCCCCGAGGCAGCAGGCCAGGGCCAGCCGCGCGCACAGCCCCGGGGTGACCACCGCCGCGTAGCGCAGCGGGTGGCAGACGGCCACGTAGCGGTCGTAGGCCATGGTGGCCAGCAGGAAGCACTCGGCCCCACCCAGCGCCACGAACATCTGCATCTGCAGCGCGCAGCCCAGGAAGGAGATGGGGCTGCCCCCGGGGGGCCCCGGCGCGGCCAGGTCGGCCAGGGAGCGGGGCACCACCACCAGCGTGTAACAGAGCTCGATGGCTGACAGCTGGCACAGGAAGAGCAGCATGGGCGGCCGGCTGGGCACCGAGGCCACGGCCACCAGGATGAGCAGGTTCCCGCCCACGGTGGCCAGGTGCACGGCCAGCAGCAGCAAGAAGAGCACGGGCCTCAGGTGTGGGAACTCAGAGAAGCCCTGAAGGAGAAAGCCTCGGGGCACGCTGGCGTTGCCCGGACCGTCCATGCACTGGCCTGCCCACAGGCACCTGCAGGAAAGGAGTGCAGGGAGGGAGAGCCGGTGGGTacagcccctctgcccctctgccggAGGGAGGGCTGGATGTTAGAGCGGGGGTCGCAGTCGGGGCTGCAGAGAGGGGTAGGGTCCCCAGGCGCACTACCAGcagccccccacacccctgccatGCTGGACCATTCCTTAACTCCTGATGTCTTGCCTGCCTCCTGGACTCACATTCTCAACatgcttttttccaaagaagcctTAACTTTAGGATCTTGCCTTACAACCCCTCACTCCTGACCGCCACCTACAAAGgactccctccctgccttcagATCCTAGTTATTACTTGGTGGATCCCCTATTGCCAGGAGTGTTATGCCGCCCTCAGCCTTAGCTCGCCATGGCAAGAAATGTGTCCATACGCCCCGCTTCCgcttccccctccctgccctacTCCACAGCTTTGAGCTGCTTTCTGTGGTGTGTCACAGAATCGTAAAAACAAGATGCAGGTGAAGGCCTTAATCTCACACAACctcataattttcaaaatgaaaataaagctggCATGATGTGTGTAGGGGAGGCTTACCCACTCACAGAAAGCTAGGAACAGAATCTGCATTCCTGAGACTGAATCCAGAACTTTTTGTGACCCCACATGCAGCCTTAAAAAATGGTCACCGGGATCATTTGGTTGATCTATATTGATTTAGCCTTCAGTAGAGACCCAGGTGTGCGCCAAGTGCTGAGGCAGACACTTAGGCAGCAGGGAATGAGCAGTGGGAAGGGCTCCCTGGGTACATCAGGAACAAAATGTCCCTAACGTTTTTATTAATATTCCGTCAACACGAGAAAAAAGTGATGTGTATCTGTTCTAACTCGCCTTTCAGAATTAGCAGTACATTCCAAATTTGCCGATGGAACACAATTTCTTTCTCACCAGTTACCTGGTGACTCATTTGCAGGCAACATTTGGAAAACACGGAGAGTGTGTAGGTTGACGGCAATTGTTGCAAACCTCTGCAGTGGGGAACATGAAGTGATAAGGACTTTGTGGCCGACTGGAAGAGAGTATTTGATTTTCCAGTAGTTGTTAATgacatctcttttttaaaaaattattattagctTTAATTGTAAGCTCAACTATTATTTCCTCTTAACTGCCTCTGAGTCACTGTTGATAACCGATTTTGGAAGTGGAATTTGTGCATGGTTGTGATACCGTAGAAAGCAATAGCAATCAAGCTGGGCTAAGGAAAAACTGGGAAGAGTGGGAAGAGCTCGATTTTTGCTGTGTAATGCTCCTTTTTGAGAGAATTCTGACAGCTTATATTTATCAGTACCACTCCATGCTCTTTCATCTGAGGGGGGCAACTTCAAACACAAGCTTGGGGTCAAACACAAAGGTGGGGTGGGGTTTGGTGTGGGTGGAAAGCGGGGAGTCCCTTCCCATAGGTTTTAAAGCCCTCACATTTGTTATCGTTGTTGGTTTTGGCCAGTGTTCGTTCTCCTGAGCCAGTTTAACAGACCTGTGTGCAGTGCCTCTTCCTTGCCGTGTGGCGAGTGTCGTAGCTGTGAGTGGGGACAAGAGGGCTGTCCTGGAGGTTCAGGCAGGGTGAAACTGTAGAAGTACCCACCGCGGCCCTCTTCACTCTGCTTCAGCTTGCCATCTCTCGACTGCTTTCTTTTCGTCTCCTTAAAGAAGCAGGGGGTGGGTGGCAGAGAGACAAAAAAGAgtccagttctttttctttcagttcacCCTGCACAGAAATGACAAGGAAGGTTGGGCCGGGACAGCAGGAACTGCAGGCTCCAGGGACATTGttgtgttttacaaatgaggcCATGAGTGGACAGCAAGCTGAGTGGGTCGAGCCAATCAAATGTAGACTGAAGAATGTTTCTACCTTGTTTAGTAGATTTGGGAGGATTTATCATAAACTCTAGGAATGTATTAGAAATGCCTTTCATCtgggggcaggatggggaggtggggaagagacATGCTTAAAACTTCCATGATTTGATTGAAAAATCCAGCTCTACCCTTAGTAGGAGAAGCTGCAAGAAGGAAAACATTACAAGGCCTGCCTGAGCCACCTTTCTTCCCAGGGGCAGAAGGGTAGGTGGTCTCATTTCCGACAATAACAGCTACACATAAGAGACTGGTAGGCCTTTGCCATTTAACCAATGGTAAAGGACTTTACCATTTAACTCACTTAATCCCAGTGACTCTCACTATACTCCCACTGAGGTAAGTAGACTCTTAGTATTctcattttaccaatgaggagATTGAGACCTAAAGGAAATAAGTATCATGTAGCTGTTAGTGGTTAAAGGCAGGTTTTATACTCAAGCAACCCTGCCTTCATAGTCCATGGTCTTATCTACTACATGCTCGTCCATATTCACGCCTCTCCTAAAAAATCCTCTCTGTGTAAGATATACCCTACAGCTTTCCTCATGCCTCCACTGTCCCTTGCCCAGAAATGACCTGCACCCTCCTAGGCATTTCTGTCCTCAGGTTCCCCTTTGCTGACATTTCTCTTGAGGACATGTAGAGGTGAGCAGTAATACAGATGACCTCAGAGAGAAAGtctaaaaataatttctccttaGCTTTGACATTCATCGCTGGTATTGTTACTGTTCTGACAGAGGTGCTTTACTAATCGTCTGAGGCTCCATGGAGCACCCACAGAGTCTGGCTGGCTGGTGGCCCAGGACATCTGGATGTGGCTGGAAGCCCCACCGGGCCGGGGTTACAGATCTGGGATTTgatttttgctgtgcagaataaTTAAAGTTATCTgtaataatgatattttaaaaaatcatcttaataGTCAATCAAAGCACTTCTAAAAAGAGGTTGTACAGTGAGAGATTGGAGAGGCAGACAGGTCAGGCCCCTCTGGGTTATAAGAATTCCATTCCCTTCTGGGAATGCAGCTTAGAGGTCAAAGGTCGAGATCCTCCTGTTATAGCGggtgaagcacagagaggtccGGTAGTCAGCCTGGGGCCTCCCTGCTATCACCTGAGCCCAGATCTCACAACTCCTGGTTGATGGTTCTATTTCTGCCCGAATTGTCTTCCAGAGTAGACCTGAGCCCACTGGTCTAGTATTATTGCTTACAAAGGCACCAAAGGAGATCAGTGTCTCCCACAGAGTTAATACAGAAGATTATAAATATGCCTACACTTCCCTAACTTGACTTAATAATCTATCATGGGTCTCTAGTCTATGAATATATACAAATTGCTCTGGAATctattttcttcctgtgtttcCTTTTAGGAAAAATACACATTATACAGTcaaaagagtttttttgtttttgttttcttttaaaaaatccttggtGAAGTAGAAAaatcctccccactccctccaccACCTCGAAGTGTAAATTTTTGCTTTGTCATTTGCCGAGTTTGACTCGGGTGGGGACAAGTCACTTAACACTTCCAAAGCCTCACCCCCTCACTGTTAGTTAGCGTTAACAAAGGAGGGGTGTTGTGTGGATTCCGTGAGATACAAGCACAGAAcccagtgcacacacacacaaaaatgaaaagcattctCGTCTTATCTCTCATCTTCACGGTTGATGGGCATAGATCGTCTTTCCTCTGGATACTCATTTTTTCCACCATGCAAACCTCCTCACCTCTTAACTGTGTCATGTAGGTGCTTTTCTACTTAgtgtcttttctgtctttctgggGTCCAAGAAGCAGGGTATACATAGAATTCTGGATTTAGGAAACTCCATGGGGAGATAAGTAGACATAAATGTAGATAAATCTGTCTGCCTGTCTATCTACATATCTATCACCATCGTCATcaccactctctccctctctatattttttctcttgGGTTTCCTGTTGATTTTCTAAAACTGTATAGACTATGGAAGAAGACATCTGTCGGTtcaaactgctgcagccactcacCAGCCACATGACCTCTGTCTCCCTGATCTTCAGTCTCGTTACATCTAAATGGAGATGCTGGTGTCTAATTCAGATGGTTGTGGTGAGAAGTAGACACACGGCAAAGGAAACCCACAACACAGTCCCAGGCACAGGTGGGCAGCAAGAGGTGGTTATTCACCGTATCATTATTATAAACCAATGGTATTGCGTCAGCCTGTGGCTCCGTCTGCATACGGCAGCTTTGGTTACTGTAATGACTTCTTTTCCTACGGCATAGCCTTGTCCTTGGTCTATGAAAGCCAGCTTGAAACTCATGAATTTATATGTACTTGCCCTGTTATGCACCTTAAGTTTAGATTTGTTTTCTGGAATAAAATCCCTTGAATTAAAATGCATTTACCACCATCTTGTTCTATCACACCAACATATCTTTTAGCGTTTTTTGGgctttccctcccccccccccccgccttcatCAGTTTGGTGACTTCTTTACTCAGAGGAGTAAAGGAGTAAAATATCATCTCTGGATGTAGAGATTTCACTGTGTGCTTCCTTTTGCAATCATTCATAATCTGAGCCTCGACCCCTGGGTTATGTGCCTCTTTTGTAGCAGTACTTCTGTTTTGTGACCAGTGCCTTATACACGATAAAGCATCTTACTGAGTCCTTGTTGACTAAATTTGGTAAGACAGCTTGTCAAAGGCTTTTGAAAGTCTAAAAAAGAGAAATCCTTTGTTGGTTTCTTGTCGGCATCTTTATCCTCTAAAAGCATTTAACTAGATTTAATAGAGTATATTTTCCTTACACAAACATTCTTGCTTTTCCCTGTTTATATGTTTTCTGAAGTGTTTAGTGATTCTCCATGTTATAAAAATGAGATGCCATTGCTGGTTTTGGTGTCTGCTCTGGAGCTTCTCTCAAAATGATGGTTCTGTGGGCAGTCTTAGTTCTCTAGCTCTGGCTCAATGTGTTACCTTGGGTTTTGCATTTTGCCAACATTTTCTCCTCAAGTTTCCTCGGAATTCAGAATCATAAAATGTGTGCACTTGTGTTTAGAGCTTCCTGAAGAGTTGCCACCCTTAgttcttcccctgccccctctcaAATTAATTGTGGGATTAGGGTTTTGAGTAAAATATCATTTCGGGCTTCTTGGGCTCTTTCATTTTCATCTGAAGAGGAGCTTTGAGCCATACAAATCTAGGAGTCCCACTGATGTAGAGGCAGCTCTCTGCCTTTGATGCTTTGAAAGAAACTCTTGCTTGAACAGCAACCATTTAAAGTCAATCTCTGATCCAGGCTTCCACCAGAGGAAGAGGGCTGTGCTTCAGAAACAAGCACTTTCATGTTTAACATCAAAATTGTCTGGTGAGGAGACTGTCCCAGCACTGGCACTGTGAAGGTCAACTTACCACACATAAATGCATGGTCATTGTACCATTACCATTTGAAAAATAGTCTAGATCTGAGGACCAGTCACTTTatctactagaaaaaaaaatattgcatgtTTGCTCTAGGGGGAAACtagtttgttttcaaaatttattttttgaagatctGCTATCATGTTCCATGAAGGCAGTTTTAGTaggtttaaaaatgcttttaatttcttttttttttttaatgcttttaatttCTAAACTGCATCTTGTGCTACAAAAGAGCAGGAGAGCTCCTTCAAAAACCCAGAAGACCCTCCTTGTGAAGGCTGCTATTTTGATTCTTGTTGGTCACAGCCTGAAAGCTAGAGCTCAACGACATGGCAAGGCAGCTGCTTGAATGAGGAAGTCAAGGCAACCTCAGTTTTGCCAGAGTAGTTTCATGAttcattaaagtgaaaaaaagaaaaaacaagaaaacagatactggtgagaaaaaaaaaaaaaagtgttgattTCCTGGCTGGCTACCTTCTAGAAGAGAACCCTGTTAATATTTTCAGAACACTGCCTCAAAAAGTCATGGGCCTCTCAGAAAACCTTTCATCTGTGACAGTTGTGTGCATTATTTTGGCTTCAGGAGCACTTTCCAATAGGATGCTCTCCCCACCATCCTACTGCCTGCCTCTCAGTTTCCAGAATAGACTACTGTGGTTCCTGAGAAAAGCAACAAAGATTAGATGAAATGAGCTAGAATGCACAAGGTTTAGCAAGCCCAAGGGTGGGCTGTGAGGACCCATGTCTTCTTCAAGGACGGGTCCCTGAGGTTGGTGTGGTCTGAAGCCTGAGGAATTAGTTCTTTGGTAGGAAGcgagaaaaaaaatggagccaTTAACAATAAATGACAGGGTTTTTTTTGCATCCCATGGAGCCAAATAATAATTATAGATATTATCTTCTTGAatcctctctgtctgcctctaagaaaagaaattattttccttaattttgttCTTACATATTACTTTATGGAAACAACATATCATTGGATGCCTCTTGTCATGAGAACCTCTGTTCACTTGAGAAGACAGGACTCCCCCATTTTTAGATGGGAAAGCTGAGGCAGAAAAAATGCATTTgtgtaaaataatttgataaaaatagaAGTAGAACCTAAAAGTTCTGGCGTCTGTAGCTGCCTGATGTTCCTCATACCTGCCCCCACTTCAGTGCACCCAGGACTGAAGGGTTCCACAGTTAGAGCACTTTGAACATCGTGTGCCCCATGACTTCCTAATGTGGGGCACTGGATCAGCCCTGAGGATGGTGGTAGTGTGGGAAGAAATGCCTCTCTGACATGTGGTCTCTCTTTTGAGCAAACTTAGCTGGGAAGTGTCCTGATTTCCTTATGTCTatgctaacttttaaaaatattttatctttaaataatctctacacccaacatggggcttgaacttacaaccctgaaatcaagaattgcatgcttcAGGAACGGAGCCAGAAGGTGCCCCCCCCTGCTCTCATCTtggtgtttctttctcttcccctgcccACCTACCTCATGAACACCAGACTTCTGCTTACCTGGGCTCAGGAGACAGATTACCTGGAGATGGAGGGGAGAAAAGACTTAGCTTGTGGTGACTGGAGGTTAGAGAGATCACAGGCACAATGAAAAATAGGAGGCTACATAGTTGCAGCAGGCAGCTGTAGAGGAGAAGGAGGActtggagggaggagaagagatgGAGAGGCTATATGAGGAACCCAGAAGGGTTTTCCACAATAGTTTCTGATTAGCTGTGTCGAGTGAGTACTAGAACCTTGGCTTGCCTTATATCCCTGGAGAGGTGGGGGCAATAGGGAGGAGAGGAGTATACTTGTCCCTTCCGGAGGGAGGGCAAGAGGGAGAGCATCCTGTGATTAATCCACTCACCACAATCCCTCCTTGAGGTTGGAGACCTAGGAGGGACTTGGCACACATAGTGTTCAAGAGAAACAGCTCTTCCTGTCTCACGCAGCCCACCCACCCAGAGTGCTATCTGTCCCATTGGTACCCAGTGCTTTCCCTAGGGTGTGCCATGCTCCTCTCTCATCATGGCAATTCCCATCTCTGCACGTTGGACCAGGCGGCAGCTCCAGAACATGTAGTGAAGTGTCAGGTGCCTGGTAGGTCTCAGATGTCTTAATTTGTCCAATGGCTAGAGCATGGGAGCTGGCTGTTGAGATGCATGAATGAATCCCTTTCTTAACTCTCATACATGTGCAAGGACCCAGGAAACTGCACTAGGAAGCCTCCACCGAGGAGTACTCCTGCCCCTGGAGTAGGAATTAGGCAACTCTGGCAGGTCCTTCTGTGTTTGGGAGCTGAGGAATTGCTCTTgatttttttagttattattcTGCACgtctttgtgtatatgtgtgctgTCATCACAGGACTCTATTagaggttttcttttctcattcatttactcattaatttattcattaattcaacacatatttattgagtacctaccatgtgccaggctttGACTTAGTAACTAGGGTATAGATCAGGaagcaaaaaagacaaaaatccttgCCCTATTAGAGCTCCATTCTAGAGGGGAGATAGACAATCACCAAATTAAGTAAATTATTCAACATATTCAGAAGTGATAAGTCTAATGGAGAAAGATAAAGGAGGATAGGAAATGTGAGGGAAGacatgcaattttttaaaaaagattttatttatttattcatgagagacacacacagagagagagagagagagagagagagagagagagaggcagagacacaggcagagggagaagcaggctccatgcaggagcccgatgcaggacttgatccccagtctctaggatcacacctcgggctgcaggcagtgctaaactgctgtgccactggggctgccccaagacatgcaattttaaataggatgTTTGAGGAAGGCTTTAGTGAGTAGGTGACATTTGATGCAAAGCTTTAAGGAGGTAAAGAAGTGAATCATGTTAATATGTAGGGGAAGAACATTACAGACAGGAGAATTAGCTAGTCAGAGGTCCAGAGGAAGGTGCAGACACGGTGTGTTTGAAGCACAGTGAGGAGGCCAATGTGGCTGGGGTGGAGTCAATGAGGACTGAATAGTAGCAGATGAGGTCAGAAAATCAGTGGGTGGGCAGGAGGTGGTGCCTTATAGGCAATTGTGGGAACTTGGCTTTTGTTCTGTGTGAAATGGAAAGCTACCGTAGGCTTCCCAGGATTGGAATGCTATAAAAGGATCCCTCTGGCTGCTTTATTGAGAATAGACTGCAGGGGACCAGGGTGGAAGCAAAGAGATCAGCATTATAGTGATCCAGGTGAAGGAAAATATGACTTGGATTAGATGAGCAGTAGAAGTAGGGACATGTGGTtggattctgaatatatttgaaatgtagAGCCAGCAGAATTTCCTGATGGATTGGATGTGAGATGTGAAACAGAGGGGTCagaatggctttatttttctgcctGAGTGACAGGAAGGATCAAAGTATGAGATGAAGAAGGCCTCAGGTGGTGAGTTTGGGGGAGGAAGGCATGATCAGAAGTTCAGTGCAGGGTATGTTAAGTGAGATACCTACTAGACATCCACATGGATTTGTCTAATTCATGGGGGTTCATGGGAGAGGCCCAACTTACATGTATAACTTTGAAgtcatcagggatgcctgggtggttcagtcagttaagcttctgactcttgatttgggctcaggtcatgatctcaaggttatgacaTGGAGCcatacatcaggctccatgctgtgtgtggagagcctgcttaggattttctctttccttctccctatgctccacttctccccccacctctgcttgtgctctcaaaaaatttttctttgaagtttCAATTATAGGTGGTATTTAAAGTTATGAAACTGGGTGAATTGGTATGGGAATGAGTAGAATTAGAAAAAAGAGTCCCCCAAGCTGAGCCCTGGGGTATTCTAGTGGTAAGGAGTTTAGGAAGATGAGAAGCCAGAAAGTGGGTCTGCAGGGAGATGGGGTCTTACGGCCTCCATTTTTCAGCCCCGGAAATCATATACTTGTCTACTACCTACTTCCCAGTGGCATCTCCATCATATAGAATATTTACATGGAAAATGATTCCATGATAGAGCAGAATGACTTCCTCTATTGATAATAGACAATTACCTCAATGCCTACATACTTCTGATGTTAAGGGGGCTGTGAAGGGTTGCACGATAGTTGGATGGAAAGCAGAAGGTCTTATTCTTTCCTTATTCTTCTTAAAGTATAAGGAGCTTTACCACAGGCTGGAGTTGAGAGCAGAATCCAAACCCcatggagaagaaggaaagaattgaCAACAGAgacacccagctggctcagttgatagatcatgtgactcttgatctcagttttgtgagttagagccccacatcagatgtagagattacttaaaaataaactcttaaaaaaattggaaataaaattttggaatctAAAAATCTAGGTTCTTATCTCAAGTTTaccattttttgtttgtgtgcTATGTGTACTTTGGGGAGTAATTTACTTTGTCCAAGTTACATGATTGAATATGGGAATAATACTATAATTTGTGTCTAATTAGCAgattgttttagatttcatttaatctttaacaactttattgaggtatagttgaacACGAAGAACTACACCACATTAGAAGTGTACAATTTGGTGTTTGGACAGATGCAAACACCCATGATACATCACCATAGTTAAGGGAACAGACATACCTGACACTTCCCAGagtttcctgttttcctttgtttttgcgG containing:
- the LOC144284195 gene encoding olfactory receptor 10AC1-like, encoding MDGPGNASVPRGFLLQGFSEFPHLRPVLFLLLLAVHLATVGGNLLILVAVASVPSRPPMLLFLCQLSAIELCYTLVVVPRSLADLAAPGPPGGSPISFLGCALQMQMFVALGGAECFLLATMAYDRYVAVCHPLRYAAVVTPGLCARLALACCLGGLAVSVGLAGAVFHLPFCGSRLLVHFFCDITALLELACTRSYADELPLLGACLLLLLLPSLLILASYGAIAAALHRLRCPRGRRKAASTCASHLAVTCLHYGCATFMYARPKASYSPRRDRTLALVYTNVTPLLYPLIYSLRNREVTAAIRRVLGRGRQAQGLREP